Within the Rosa rugosa chromosome 2, drRosRugo1.1, whole genome shotgun sequence genome, the region taattttagtctattttggtgctatgggtcaaggaccctaaaagtttctatttttaggtaccaTGGAGCTTGTGGAGCATAAATGAACTTAAAAGCAAATGAGAAGCAAGAAAACGTTGGAAATGACtaaggcaaggcacaagggttgcaaaaatgagctgaaacgaagaaatgaagttttcctggtccaaccaggaaatcctaatCCAACTAGGAAATCCTGTTCAAAATAGgaaactttgtcaaagcaagactcctgagtcaactaggaagcatggaagaaaaaatgaagaaaaatggcaGGAGTCCTGAAGGcactaggagaccacatggcttgaagaagACTCAAGAGAGCTTAAGATTCTTCTAGAACACTTGTGAATTTCGGCAAATAAAGAGACCTAAGTATACTAGGGTTTCTTGGACACAAAAGGAGTGAATTTTAAGTGAAATAATAGTTTTTGCCGTGAGATATATAAGGGGGTATAAAAAGTGACGTTTTGGGACTAAAAATATGTCCAAATACATTcctggagaatttcaagggattgcaacaagcagaaaggttgaaaacaggtccagatacattccttgatgtCCACATTCATTCTTGGCCGAAATAGAAAAGATAAATCATAAATTATTCATTTAAATTCGGCAAAAATATAATCTCCTTAAATCAAGGTGTTAATTTGGAGGCTtctcattggttggatgacatagcaaAGCTGACGTGGAATTAATTCATTGGTTGGAGTTATGTGGCGCAAGCAGATAATtcctagaaattaaaagaaagatCCAGAAGCCCCAGACGTCTCCTATCTATAGATGCACCCTGCAAGCCTCATACACTACACAACACACCATTTCTCCCATAATTCTAAACACCAAAAATTATCTCCATTCtttagtcttcagaagctctgcgtctcaaccaagaaggaggagaagtcatgcaatacatcaagatcctagccgccatccacccttgtgtcgtccctagaagattgcttgctttcaaggatcttcaagttcttcgtctcaaggctttgtcattcatctttcacggtgtatttcatattttcttttgttttcctttgtttgattcataGAGTtgtgaattctagttaacatgacgttaaaggcaaagtttaaagcccgtttatatgttttgaaataaagttgtgatttctttgtgttgatttctatgttgcttatgtgagattgctttattgattttggattatagaaaacttttatatgtatgtgttctttggtggccaacttaggatatatgcatgtaattggagctggATTTAGGtaaaacaattcacctaatagttttgtgaacctatttcataaatagtaaaggctttggacaaaagtcgaaatcaattaaggaggattgcaaatagatgaactttttcatactaggttgtgcactttggttgacatcctttctttgttcttcatgcgttgaatgtgttcttgagtagctagctttctagactatgattgcatgttcaataggtttaatttaggtgctttcacttagattaaatattcaaggaaagtaaaaaatggaaaatcgtttgcttattaacgtttcacatggtcaacttctttatcatgacatagaaaatcaactataggatttgtaattggatttcgTGCATATggatgtagttttgatctttgttccttgcgttccacccttgtatatgtttttttacattttctttattttatttttttttattttttattttaattctaaTCCCCCATTGTCAATTACttgtttcttttgtatataattttgtaaatataatactttatacttatattaattctttacttgtttatgcaattacaggtgtaccctcaatccccggcttgaacaatctctacttattctatactgacaactacattttgcagggttaaattgcgcgcttgtcCATAGCGTATCAGACATCATCACCAGCCATGGTGACTGTGACTTTGTGAATTTGTTGTTGGGAAGACTAGAGAAGAGTCAGGATCATGAGTCCTGCTCTGAttccatgataaagtaatctggggttcacatccaaaaccaattggcaatagatggagtggcccaaactcttataaacccataggcaaggtcccattttttccatgtgggatatatatattctcaacacgcccccgcacgtgtagcgaattttcaagccatacatgtagacaactttgggtgacgtggagcccgtgtggccgcgAGGCATGCACACATGGGATAATCCGCTCTAATACCATGAAAAACAATAAAGACTGATTTGCAGGAGGTGATAACTGCTTTATTGATCTGTATATCATATATACAAGAATACAGCTTGATTCTAGGATACAGAAAGAAAAGCTATTCTAGGCCTATTAATGCCTAATAATATATAATCAATGTGATGATACAGAATGAATGAGTTAAATGGTATAGCGCTGTCAACAAGCTAATTTTGCTCTACTTTCCAACAATTTTGACAGAGATACACTAATAAAACTGCCGGCATTTTGAGAATTTTCAAAATCAAATATTTCatgttttccttcttttttcgTGAAAAGCTTTcacccaataaaaaaaataacaatgtTACGTCACATGAAGATCTTTGAAAAAGAGACATAAAAGccaattcaatttcaaaaattcaCGACTTTCAATCATTCCTTGGTTAGACCTATTGGTCTAATCTCCGGCATTCTCCGGCATTGCTTCCGCAGTTTAACAGATGTCTCAACTCCGGCAAAAATTCTGACAATAGCCACGCCCATGTAGGCAGAGAGATCGAGTAAGGGATTTGTCAACTACAATTTCTTGTTGACAGAGATTCTATGGGTACGtgcttttctcttattttcccAATAGAGAATGTTTCGCAGATGGACTAGTACTAAGGAATTCAATGAAAATATAATGCTTGGGTCACCGCGAATAGCTCCTTCCTCTTACCAATTCATGAGTTACTGTGAACATGTACTCTCCTATTTCTATTTTTGTTTCTCGAATCATTTAACTCTTTTTCCTTTGACTAGCATTGTTAATAATGATGCTTTCCATTTTCGAAACTGGAATAAATGTTGTTTGTTTAAATCTGTAAATTAGAAAAGTTTACTTGCACAACAGGTTTTGAATAATCTCCAGTGATGAAAAGGATAAATTCTTCAGTCCTGTTAGTGGGACTTGCGTGCCTATGTTGCTGGGCGGCCATGACAGAAGCAAGATTATCTAGACAGCACAGGAAACTGTACATGGCATACAAAGACCCTAGGCAGCCAATTGAGACTCGAATAAATGACCTTATGGATCGAATGACACTAGACGAGAAGGTTGCTCAAATGGCGCAGCTGGACCATGGTAGTGTCACGGAGGAGCTCATGAAGGAACACAACATAGGAAGTGTACTGAATGGGGGAGAGAGTTTGCCAAGAGTTGGACTTACTGCGTATGAAGACATCGACATGATCAACAAGTATCAAAATTGGTCACTTCAAAGCCGGCTTGCAATCCCTATGATTTATGGCATTGATGCCGTTCATGGCCACAATAATGTCTACAAGGCCACATTGTTCCCACATAATGTTGGACTTGGAGTTACCAGGCAAGTCATGACTCTTTGGAATGGAAATCTAGCTCTTCATGACGAGCATAACAGTGAGAATGCTCTAAAATTGATTTAATCAAAGTATCTCACACACATACAAATCAATTTTAATCTGCTTGCGCATTAATTACCTTTGATTTGTAGTTTTGTACGTATATGAcaactttccaattcaattaTATTTTTGCAGGGATCCAGATCTTATGAAGAGGATAGGTGCGGCAACTGCTGCTGAAGTTAAAGCTACCGGCATTCAATATGCATTTTCACCATGTGTTGCGGTATGCATGCTATTCATTAACTTTTAACAGTTTTGAGAAGTTGCAGTATGTCCAATGATCAAAAAATAATTTGCAATACATGTGGTTCCTTTTCCATATTATAATCCGTATTATGTACAATGAAAAGGTCTGCAGAGATCCAAGATGGGGTAGGTGTTATGAAAGTTTTAGCGAGGATCCCTCCATTGTAAGACAAATGACTGAAATAATAGCCGGATTGCAAGGCGAAGTCCCAGCTGAACAGAAGGGCCATCCTTACATTGGTGGAAAGTAAGTTGATCGAACAAGTATTTTACTACTCCTACTTGGTACTTGATGGTCCTTTATTAATTCCTCAGAGCTAGGCAACTGTCTATTTCTCGAATTAGGTTATAATATGTGAAGTCTTGGTGACTTGAAAGACTCTGCTTTGGCAGTCTGGTTGTCCATTTTCTTACCATGCCATGCATGTGTTGATTATGGCCTggtgaaaagaaaatgtaaTGAATTTGTGCTTAGAGCAGTAAGTAGTAACTTGTAAATTTCATTTTAATATAGAAATTAATCAAGGAAGCCGTAatcaagccatgaaaacagATATTTTTCCTTGTGTGATAGATTTACTCTTTCGTTATGGTCGGTAGGGAGAAGGTAGCTGGCTGTGCAAAGCACTATGTGGGAGATGGTGGCACCACCAAGGGAATCAATGAGAACAACACTGCCATTGATCGGAATGAACTGTTGAAGATCCACATGCCTGGTTACTTGGACTCTATTGACAAGGGTGTGTGCAGTATCATGGTTTCATACTCTAGCTTGAATGGGGTCAAGATGCACGCTAACCATGACCTTGTCACCAACTATCTCAAGGACACCTTGAAGTTCAAGGTAGGTATAACTTACACCTAACTAGTTTTGTAAAATTTAATTCGAAGAGGAGTACGTACTGCTAGCTGGGATGGCAAAATATATTCACTAAATTTTTTTCATCGATTGTTATGATAGTGTTTAATATATCAAATACACTCTTACATAATATATGCCAGAACCAATGAATTACACCTAACTAATTAACATGTTGTTCTACGTTCTCCGGCCACTTTCAGGGTTTTGTCATCTCCGACTGGCAGGGTCTTGACAAAATTACCTATCCGTTCCATTCGAATTACACATACTCGGTTCTTGCTGGTGTTACAGCAGGTCTTGACATGGTTTGTTGCTAACTTAAGCATGTTATCAATGCAAAATACTAAGGTTAATCAAAGTAAAAAACACTATTATGATATTCGAACTGCTTCTTGATGGTTTTCAGTTCATACTTCCCTTCAACTATACAGAGTTCCATGATATTGTACTCGACCTTCACTCTAAAAACCTAATATCCGACAGCCGCATTGATGATGCAGTGTATAGGATACTGAGGATTAAGTTCATAATGGGTCTGTTCGACAACCCCATGGCTGATTATACCTTCGTTGACCGGCTTGGATGCCAGGTAGTTTTGAACTCTTACACTCTACATCACTTAATTGCCCGACTGTCAGTAGTATTCATCGCCATCCTAAACTTACTATAATTCTTGATCTCGTTCATGAGAgcttatacatatgtatatgtaaCAGGCTCATCGAGATCTGGCAAGGGAGGCAGTAAGGAAGTCACTTGTTCTTTTGAAGAACGGAAAAAAACCAAACACACCGTTCCTACCTCTCCCTAAAAAGGCCAATAGGATCCTTGTTGCCGGAACTCACGCAAACAATTTGGGATATCAATGTGGTGGTTGGAGTATCACTTGGCAAGGAGTAAGTGGCAATAACAACACTGTTGGTATGGATTGCTTCATCTCATTCAGAATGTATATTGCGAATTGACATGAATATATAGCAGTATACTAAAATAATCCATCTCTGAAAACAGGAACCACGATTCTAGGTGGCATCATAGCTACAGTTTACGCGACAACAGAAGTTGTGCACAGTTTAAATCCAGATCCTAATTTTATCAAGGCAAGCAACATTGACTATGCCATTGTTGCTGTTGGTGAACCCCCTTACGCAGAGACGAAAGGGGATAATTTGAATTTGACCATTCCAGAACCAGGCCCAAGCATCATTAGCAATGTCTGCAGCGTAGTCCAGTGTGTTGTTATTGTTGTCTCTGGCCGTCCTCTTGTGATTGAGCCCTATCTTCCAATGATCGATGCCCTTGTGGCTGCATGGCTACCTGGAACTGAAGGCCAAGGAGTTGCTGATGTTCTTTTCGGGGATTATGGATTCACTGGAAAGCTTGCTAGGACTTGGTTCAAGAGAGTAGACCAGCTCCCTATGAATGTTGGTGACAAAAATTATGATCCCCTCTTCCCCTTTGGTTTTGGAATCACAACTGAACCACATATGAGGTAAGTCGGCAAAGAACTACATTTATAGCTATAGtttctctccttcttcttttttaaattatttttagggctaaatactgtatTGTTTACTACCTTGTGGTTTGGGTCCAACACCAATTCAGTCCCTTGACTTTCAATTTtgtcaaaaacacccccacactatcatttctcgtccaataggtccatccgttatgattccgtcaatttcagctGTTTAACTGCTGACATGGCATTCTGACTCAGCACAAGTAGGACCCACATGAAAggcaaaatttcaaaaatgtCCCTGACCAGGAGGGAGTGTTCATATACCGGCACCGAATAAACATGAAGTAAGAACAACTATAAACACAATGAATCGCAACAACTAACCTTATCATCCGGAGCAACTTTGAGTTGCAAGCTCTGGCTCTTTCGCTTCATCCTATACAATCTCCTTCCTAAGATAACTAAACCCATTACTGCTGCGGCATAGAGAAAGACCAAACAGGACTCACCTTGAAAACGCAATACTTCAACACCTCCAATGGTACCTAGCTTCCACCACAAGACCACCCTCTTCTCACCCTCACCACCCGACTTCGCCACCGTTTTCACTTCTTCCACTGCAACACTTTGAGTCTCAGCCGATGCTTCATCTGCTGATTCCTTGTTCGAGTCACTTGAACCACCCTCCTTGTCAAATTTCACAGAAACCAAGCTTTCTCGGCCAGAATCAGACCGAAACTTGTCTGAATCCTTATCAAAGCTTCCAACTTCCCCAATTTCTTGGAAACTCGCTTTCACTTCCGCCTCATCCGACCCGAATTTCCCCAAACTCTCCTCCACAGGCTCCGAAAGCACACGACTTTGCTCATTTCCGGCGAAACCCAACTCGCTTCTCACCTCAAAATCATGACATTTCCGGTCATCAGACCGATCATTGGCCGAATTTGACCATAACCCACCTGATTCCTTATACGTAGTGACCAAAACCGGGTAAATCCAGCTCGGGTTATCGGACTCAATCGAATCCTCTTCACTCTTAGCCTAGCCATACCTCCACTGATTCTCTAGCGAGAAATTATATATCAGACCTGATCATTCCCTCTGCGTTAGCCTCAATTGCCGAGAAGCTTCCATGGCTTTCGACCAGGGTGGccggctcctcctcctccgcgcTGTGGAGGACCTCCCAGTACTATAGtactatcttcttcttcttcttctattcaccaaaaaaaaaaaatcatcttcttctattcaccaaaaaaaatatctcttcttcttcttcttctttcgtgACTCTCCCTCCTGGTCAGGAacatttttgaaattttgccTTCCATGTGGGTCTCACCTGTGCTGAGTCAGAATGCCATGTCAGCAACTAAACGGCTGAAATTGACGAAATCATAacggatggacctattggacgagaaatgatagtgtggtggtgtttttgatgaaattgaaagtcgatgGACTGAATTGATATTTGACCCAAACCATAAAGTaataaacagtatttagcccttatttttatttattgattaCATAACAACTGAGAATACACAATAATCAATCAACTAGTCAAACTCAGAACCTTCACCTACAAAAGGGTGAGTAATGCCATAGTTTCACTTTTTCTTGAATTCCGTGTTTGTTTCATAtgaataagttttttttttttttatcgaaagaATAAGTTGATTGCTAGAACGTTTTTgtcataaaatattaaaaaataaaataaaaatgttaattgTTTGTTTGCATCTGAGAGGTCTTTTCGGTTCCATCAAAATATAGACTTTAATTACATGAGATAGAAATGAGGTTCCATAGTTTTCAACCaatctatatacatatatatgtaaaattCAACCTACATTTAGTTCATCCCCATTCTCAAGATTTGACACAGTATCATATTCAAGAGTTCGAGAATTGAAGCCCTAGTGGTGAAGAAGTGTCCTACTAGCTAGagatcaaaaaacaaaaacaaaaacaaaaaagagagagacAAACCTACAGAAGAATAAAAGACACTCagataatgaaaataaaaaagatcaaattaaattgaagaaaaaaaattgttagaTTTGGTgaactttttc harbors:
- the LOC133728263 gene encoding uncharacterized protein LOC133728263, whose amino-acid sequence is MKRINSSVLLVGLACLCCWAAMTEARLSRQHRKLYMAYKDPRQPIETRINDLMDRMTLDEKVAQMAQLDHGSVTEELMKEHNIGSVLNGGESLPRVGLTAYEDIDMINKYQNWSLQSRLAIPMIYGIDAVHGHNNVYKATLFPHNVGLGVTRDPDLMKRIGAATAAEVKATGIQYAFSPCVAVCRDPRWGRCYESFSEDPSIVRQMTEIIAGLQGEVPAEQKGHPYIGGKEKVAGCAKHYVGDGGTTKGINENNTAIDRNELLKIHMPGYLDSIDKGVCSIMVSYSSLNGVKMHANHDLVTNYLKDTLKFKGFVISDWQGLDKITYPFHSNYTYSVLAGVTAGLDMFILPFNYTEFHDIVLDLHSKNLISDSRIDDAVYRILRIKFIMGLFDNPMADYTFVDRLGCQAHRDLAREAVRKSLVLLKNGKKPNTPFLPLPKKANRILVAGTHANNLGYQCGGWSITWQGVSGNNNTVGTTILGGIIATVYATTEVVHSLNPDPNFIKASNIDYAIVAVGEPPYAETKGDNLNLTIPEPGPSIISNVCSVVQCVVIVVSGRPLVIEPYLPMIDALVAAWLPGTEGQGVADVLFGDYGFTGKLARTWFKRVDQLPMNVGDKNYDPLFPFGFGITTEPHMSYLKSASVGRKLRTRKLVLLCKMVLLITLQICGCFRT